A DNA window from Elephas maximus indicus isolate mEleMax1 chromosome 17, mEleMax1 primary haplotype, whole genome shotgun sequence contains the following coding sequences:
- the LOC126060951 gene encoding interleukin-1 receptor antagonist protein-like isoform X3 — MQTFRIWDVNQKVFYLSNNQLVAGYLQAANAKLEEKIYVVLTESPGGMFLGIHEGKLWLACVKSGEKNTLQLEEVNITDVGRNKEEAKRFAFTRSQNGSITSFESAAYPGWFLCTEPEGDGPVSLTNEPGDTTRFYFHADQ; from the exons ATGCAAACCTTCAG AATCTGGGATGTTAACCAGAAGGTCTTCTACCTGAGTAATAACCAACTAGTCGCTGGGTACTTGCAAGCAGCAAACGCTAAATTAGAAG AGAAGATATATGTGGTACTCACTGAGTCTCCTGGTGGTATGTTCCTGGGGATCCACGAAGGGAAACTGTGGCTGGCCTGTGTCAAGTCTGGTGAGAAGAACACACTCCAGTTGGAG GAAGTTAACATCACTGACGTGGGCAGGAACAAGGAAGAGGCCAAACGCTTCGCCTTCACCCGCTCACAGAATGGCTCCATCACCAGCTTCGAGTCAGCTGCCTACCCTGGCTGGTTCCTCTGCACAGAACCTGAAGGAGACGGGCCCGTCAGTCTCACCAACGAGCCTGGAGATACCACCCGGTTCTACTTCCATGCAGATCAATAG
- the LOC126060951 gene encoding interleukin-1 receptor antagonist protein-like isoform X2, translated as MDISVPKSGAEWQHPRLEAACGPTKRRLYKMQTFRIWDVNQKVFYLSNNQLVAGYLQAANAKLEEKIYVVLTESPGGMFLGIHEGKLWLACVKSGEKNTLQLEEVNITDVGRNKEEAKRFAFTRSQNGSITSFESAAYPGWFLCTEPEGDGPVSLTNEPGDTTRFYFHADQ; from the exons ATGGACATTTCCGTTCCTAAGAGCGGGGCAGAGTGGCAGCATCCCCGTTTGG AGGCTGCCTGCGGCCCCACTAAAAGAAGACTCTACAAGATGCAAACCTTCAG AATCTGGGATGTTAACCAGAAGGTCTTCTACCTGAGTAATAACCAACTAGTCGCTGGGTACTTGCAAGCAGCAAACGCTAAATTAGAAG AGAAGATATATGTGGTACTCACTGAGTCTCCTGGTGGTATGTTCCTGGGGATCCACGAAGGGAAACTGTGGCTGGCCTGTGTCAAGTCTGGTGAGAAGAACACACTCCAGTTGGAG GAAGTTAACATCACTGACGTGGGCAGGAACAAGGAAGAGGCCAAACGCTTCGCCTTCACCCGCTCACAGAATGGCTCCATCACCAGCTTCGAGTCAGCTGCCTACCCTGGCTGGTTCCTCTGCACAGAACCTGAAGGAGACGGGCCCGTCAGTCTCACCAACGAGCCTGGAGATACCACCCGGTTCTACTTCCATGCAGATCAATAG